In a single window of the Anaerotruncus rubiinfantis genome:
- a CDS encoding MFS transporter: MNQTHWKRTFFTIWSGQAVSLLTSSIVQFAIVLYLTDTTRSPMVLSVGYLLGFLPQGLLGPFAGVLVDRWDRKKIMLTSDFCIAMACLAIVIVGIFADLPLWLFLLVLFIRSAGSAFHAPSLSAVTPLLVPADQLTRCAGYSQTLQSVSMIIGPALAAMLYAAWDLEAIVFLDVLGALVGMGSLAVCTIPKLEMRHTERPHIIREALDGLRVLRSHKGLYGLLLVSALFFLAFSPAGALYPLLSMDYFGGTATHASIAEIVFSVGMMAGSILLGAWGGFSRKIVSIIGSIFLMGVALVLTGLLPPSGFVIFAFLSAVMGFACPFFSGVSIALFQEKVEPEYLGRVMSLSTSILTLATPLGLALSGATAEIIGLENWFLLAGIVVLASGVLCIFVPSVRNCDQ; the protein is encoded by the coding sequence ATGAACCAGACACACTGGAAACGCACCTTTTTCACCATCTGGTCGGGGCAGGCCGTCTCTCTGCTGACCAGCTCGATCGTGCAGTTCGCGATCGTCCTCTATCTCACCGATACCACCCGCTCTCCCATGGTCCTCTCAGTCGGTTACCTGCTCGGTTTTCTGCCGCAGGGGCTGCTCGGGCCATTCGCCGGCGTTCTGGTCGACCGGTGGGACCGCAAAAAGATCATGCTCACCTCCGACTTCTGTATCGCTATGGCCTGCCTTGCGATCGTGATTGTCGGGATCTTCGCCGACCTGCCGCTCTGGCTCTTCCTGCTTGTCCTGTTTATCCGGTCGGCCGGTTCGGCATTCCATGCGCCGTCGCTCTCCGCCGTCACCCCGCTGCTCGTCCCCGCGGATCAGCTCACCCGATGCGCGGGGTACTCGCAGACCCTGCAGTCCGTATCGATGATTATCGGGCCCGCGCTGGCCGCGATGCTTTATGCGGCGTGGGATCTGGAAGCGATCGTCTTTCTTGACGTGCTCGGCGCGCTGGTCGGCATGGGTTCTCTTGCCGTCTGCACCATCCCCAAACTGGAGATGCGGCATACCGAACGGCCCCATATCATCCGGGAAGCGCTCGATGGCCTGCGCGTCCTGCGTTCGCATAAGGGGCTTTACGGGCTTCTGCTTGTGAGCGCGCTTTTCTTCCTGGCATTCTCCCCGGCCGGCGCGCTCTACCCGCTGCTCTCGATGGATTATTTTGGCGGGACTGCCACCCACGCAAGCATTGCGGAGATCGTCTTTTCGGTCGGGATGATGGCTGGTTCGATCCTGCTCGGCGCGTGGGGAGGCTTTTCTCGAAAAATCGTTTCAATTATCGGTTCGATCTTCCTCATGGGGGTGGCGCTTGTGCTCACCGGGCTGCTTCCGCCGTCCGGATTTGTCATTTTCGCCTTTCTTTCGGCTGTCATGGGCTTCGCCTGTCCATTTTTCTCGGGTGTTTCGATCGCGCTTTTTCAGGAAAAGGTGGAGCCGGAATATCTCGGCCGGGTGATGTCCCTTTCCACAAGCATCCTGACCCTCGCCACACCGCTCGGCCTGGCGCTTTCCGGCGCGACTGCGGAAATCATCGGCCTTGAAAACTGGTTTTTACTTGCTGGAATCGTTGTCCTCGCAAGCGGCGTTCTGTGCATCTTTGTCCCTTCGGTGCGCAACTGCGACCAATAG
- a CDS encoding M48 metallopeptidase family protein: MRKAQAQAADTEYTDAQCLAAFNAVSDEIYPLFADILPGKPKIQVRQMKTRWGVCHVAKNCITLNKQLIAKPKAALEYVVLHEYVHFLHPDHQKGFHETMAKLMPDYKARRALLRAVPVN, from the coding sequence GTGCGGAAGGCGCAGGCGCAGGCGGCGGACACAGAATATACCGACGCCCAGTGCTTGGCCGCGTTTAACGCGGTGAGTGATGAAATTTATCCGCTTTTCGCGGATATCCTGCCGGGGAAACCAAAGATCCAGGTGCGGCAGATGAAGACCCGTTGGGGCGTCTGCCATGTGGCAAAAAACTGCATCACCCTCAATAAGCAGCTGATAGCAAAACCGAAGGCGGCGCTCGAGTATGTGGTGCTGCACGAATATGTGCACTTTCTGCATCCGGATCACCAGAAAGGGTTCCACGAAACGATGGCCAAATTGATGCCGGACTACAAAGCGCGGCGCGCATTGCTGCGGGCGGTTCCAGTGAATTGA
- the adhE gene encoding bifunctional acetaldehyde-CoA/alcohol dehydrogenase, translating to MEKAKAAQKPEIDINAMINELVEKADVALKQYMELSQEQVDQIVHAMALAGLDNHQMLAKMAVEETGRGVYEDKITKNIFATEYIWHSIKYEKTVGVIDENDLEGYVEVAEPVGIVAGVTPVTNPTSTTMFKALITQKTRNPIIFGFHPSAQKCSVEAAKIVRDAAVKAGAPENCIQWIEYPSIDATSALMHHPKVSLILATGGAGMVKNAYSCGKPALGVGPGNVPCYIEKTANLERSCTDLMLSKTFDNGMICASEQAVIVDEEIAPAFEAFMKKHRCYFLNDEETLKVTDYVMPAERGAVNPVVVGKSPAWIAEQAGIKVPADTKILIAKLPEPSREYRLSLEKLSPVLAYFTVKDAKQGFDYANRMLELGGLGHSAVIHTSDMELARAYGEAMKVGRVIVNSPSSQGAIGDIYNTNMPSLTLGCGSFGHNSTTSNVSSVNLINKKRVAKRRVNMQWFKIPPKIYFENDSIQYLEKMPNISRAFIVTDPMMVKLGNVDKILYYLRKRQEYCHAEIFSEVEPDPSVNTIKRGVAAMNAFQPDVIIALGGGSAMDAAKGMWLFYEHPDTSFDGLKLKFMDIRKRTYHFPKLGEKAQLVCIPTTSGTGSEVTSFSVITDKEHGNIKYPLADYELTPDVAIIDPQFVMSLPKSATADTGLDVLTHAIEAYVSVLASDYTDGLAIKAIELVFEYLPRAYKNGDKDFEAREKMHNASCIAGLAFTNAFLGLNHSMAHKLGGEYHIPHGRANAVLLPHVIAYNASEPTKFTIWPKYEKFIADVKYAKIAKYLGLPASTTEEGVQSLIKAIRDLMKEVNMVMSIQECGVDEKTFMAGVSQLADRAFEDQCTTANPRLPLVSEIAEIYKKAYYGK from the coding sequence ATGGAAAAGGCAAAAGCAGCACAGAAGCCCGAAATTGACATCAACGCGATGATCAATGAGCTGGTGGAAAAGGCGGATGTCGCACTCAAACAGTATATGGAACTCAGCCAGGAACAGGTGGACCAGATCGTCCACGCAATGGCGCTGGCAGGGCTTGACAATCACCAGATGCTTGCAAAGATGGCGGTCGAGGAGACCGGCCGCGGCGTCTACGAGGACAAGATCACCAAGAATATCTTCGCAACTGAATATATCTGGCATTCGATCAAATACGAAAAGACGGTCGGCGTGATCGACGAGAACGACCTCGAAGGCTATGTGGAAGTCGCGGAGCCGGTCGGCATCGTCGCGGGTGTCACTCCGGTAACCAACCCGACCTCCACCACCATGTTCAAGGCGCTCATCACCCAGAAGACCCGCAACCCGATCATCTTCGGCTTCCATCCCTCCGCGCAGAAATGCTCGGTTGAGGCGGCCAAAATCGTGCGCGACGCGGCCGTCAAGGCGGGCGCGCCGGAAAACTGCATCCAGTGGATTGAATATCCGTCGATCGACGCGACCAGTGCGCTGATGCACCATCCGAAGGTCTCCCTGATCCTTGCCACCGGCGGCGCCGGCATGGTGAAGAACGCCTACAGCTGCGGCAAACCGGCGCTCGGCGTCGGCCCGGGAAACGTCCCCTGCTACATTGAGAAAACCGCGAACCTCGAGCGTTCCTGCACCGACCTGATGCTCTCCAAAACCTTTGACAACGGCATGATCTGCGCCTCCGAACAGGCGGTCATCGTCGACGAGGAGATCGCCCCGGCGTTTGAGGCGTTCATGAAGAAGCACCGCTGCTACTTCCTCAATGACGAGGAGACCCTGAAGGTCACCGATTACGTCATGCCGGCTGAACGCGGCGCGGTAAACCCGGTGGTCGTCGGCAAATCGCCGGCCTGGATCGCTGAGCAGGCGGGGATCAAGGTCCCGGCTGATACCAAGATCCTGATTGCGAAGCTCCCCGAGCCTTCCCGGGAATACCGCCTCTCGCTTGAAAAGCTTTCTCCGGTGCTCGCTTACTTCACTGTCAAGGACGCCAAGCAGGGCTTCGATTATGCCAACCGGATGCTGGAGCTGGGCGGCCTCGGCCATTCAGCGGTCATCCACACCTCGGATATGGAGCTTGCGCGCGCGTATGGCGAAGCGATGAAGGTCGGCCGCGTCATCGTCAACTCCCCGTCCTCACAGGGTGCGATCGGCGACATCTATAATACCAACATGCCCTCTCTGACGCTCGGCTGCGGATCGTTTGGCCACAACTCCACCACTTCAAACGTCTCCTCGGTCAACCTGATCAACAAAAAGCGCGTCGCAAAAAGGAGAGTCAATATGCAGTGGTTCAAGATCCCGCCGAAGATTTACTTTGAGAACGATTCGATCCAGTATCTTGAAAAAATGCCGAACATCAGCCGCGCGTTTATCGTCACCGACCCGATGATGGTGAAACTCGGCAATGTCGATAAAATCCTCTACTATCTGCGCAAACGCCAGGAATACTGCCATGCGGAGATCTTCTCGGAGGTTGAGCCGGACCCGTCGGTCAACACCATCAAACGCGGCGTGGCGGCAATGAACGCCTTCCAGCCGGATGTCATCATCGCGCTCGGCGGCGGTTCCGCAATGGATGCCGCGAAGGGCATGTGGCTCTTCTATGAGCACCCGGACACCTCGTTCGACGGGCTGAAACTCAAATTCATGGATATCCGCAAGCGTACCTACCACTTCCCGAAACTTGGTGAAAAGGCGCAGCTGGTCTGTATCCCAACCACCTCCGGAACGGGCAGCGAGGTCACTTCCTTCTCGGTCATCACCGACAAGGAGCACGGCAACATCAAGTATCCACTCGCTGACTATGAGCTGACCCCGGATGTTGCGATCATCGATCCGCAGTTCGTCATGTCGCTGCCGAAATCCGCGACCGCGGACACCGGCCTCGATGTGCTGACCCATGCGATCGAAGCGTATGTCTCGGTGCTTGCCTCCGACTATACCGACGGCCTGGCCATCAAGGCGATCGAGCTGGTCTTTGAATACCTGCCGCGCGCCTATAAGAACGGGGACAAGGATTTCGAGGCGCGTGAAAAGATGCACAACGCCTCCTGCATCGCCGGTCTTGCGTTCACCAACGCATTCCTTGGACTCAATCACTCAATGGCGCACAAGTTGGGCGGCGAATACCACATTCCACACGGGCGCGCCAACGCGGTGCTGCTGCCGCATGTGATCGCTTATAATGCTTCCGAACCCACCAAGTTCACCATCTGGCCGAAGTATGAAAAATTCATCGCGGACGTAAAATATGCCAAGATCGCCAAATATCTTGGCCTGCCCGCTTCGACCACCGAGGAAGGCGTCCAGAGCCTGATCAAAGCAATCCGTGATCTGATGAAGGAAGTCAACATGGTCATGAGCATCCAGGAGTGCGGTGTGGATGAGAAAACCTTTATGGCCGGCGTCAGCCAGCTCGCTGACCGCGCGTTTGAGGACCAGTGCACCACAGCCAACCCGCGGCTGCCGCTCGTGAGCGAGATCGCTGAAATTTACAAGAAGGCATACTACGGAAAATAA
- a CDS encoding alanyl-tRNA editing protein: protein MTEKLFYQDAYCKTFTAAVTGCAPREGGYAVTLDRTAFYPEGGGQPSDTGTLGGVRVCGVHEKDGEIVHYTDGPLTLGDLVTGEIDWARRFGFMQHHTGEHIVSGILHRLYGLDNVGFHMGHDAITIDLNGELNAEQLRKAELLANESIYADLPVEVSYPSPTELETLPYRSKKELSGRVRIVTIPGSDICACCGTHCARTGEVGILKLISSQRYKGGLRVWLLCGERAVNDYEEKLSTVSRIAAMLSVKPAEAYDAVVRLSDELSARKQEFSALQEQLFMLKADRLAGPENLVVFEENCTPGELRRFCLILSERCGGFAAVLSGNETDGWKYALGSKSQDVRVLCKKLNGAFSGRGGGTAVLAQGSLQGRGEAIESFLRT, encoded by the coding sequence ATGACCGAAAAGCTTTTCTATCAGGATGCTTACTGCAAAACCTTCACTGCCGCGGTGACCGGCTGCGCGCCGCGCGAGGGCGGTTACGCGGTCACGCTCGACCGCACTGCCTTCTACCCTGAAGGTGGTGGACAGCCATCCGACACCGGCACGCTTGGCGGCGTCAGGGTGTGCGGCGTACATGAAAAGGACGGCGAGATCGTCCATTATACCGACGGGCCGCTTACGCTTGGCGATCTTGTGACAGGTGAAATCGACTGGGCGCGGCGTTTCGGTTTTATGCAGCATCACACCGGAGAACACATCGTTTCCGGAATTCTGCACCGGCTCTACGGGCTTGATAATGTCGGCTTTCACATGGGACACGATGCAATCACGATTGATTTAAATGGCGAGCTGAATGCCGAACAGCTCCGCAAAGCGGAACTGCTTGCCAATGAGTCCATCTACGCGGACCTCCCCGTAGAGGTTTCCTATCCCTCTCCGACGGAATTGGAAACTCTGCCTTACCGCAGTAAAAAAGAGCTCTCTGGCAGGGTGCGTATCGTGACCATCCCGGGCAGCGACATCTGCGCCTGCTGCGGCACGCATTGCGCCAGAACCGGCGAGGTTGGAATTCTCAAGCTGATCTCCTCTCAACGCTACAAAGGGGGCCTGCGCGTCTGGCTGCTCTGCGGTGAACGTGCCGTAAATGATTACGAGGAGAAACTCTCCACCGTTTCGCGCATCGCGGCCATGCTTTCGGTAAAGCCCGCGGAAGCCTACGATGCGGTCGTGCGTCTTTCGGACGAGCTTTCCGCGCGCAAACAGGAATTCTCCGCTTTGCAGGAGCAGCTTTTCATGCTGAAGGCGGACCGCCTGGCCGGACCGGAAAATCTGGTTGTTTTTGAAGAAAACTGTACGCCTGGTGAACTGCGCAGATTCTGTCTGATCCTTTCTGAGCGCTGCGGCGGGTTTGCCGCGGTCCTGTCCGGAAATGAAACAGACGGATGGAAATATGCGCTCGGTTCAAAATCGCAGGACGTGCGCGTGCTCTGCAAAAAATTGAACGGAGCTTTCTCCGGCCGCGGAGGCGGCACCGCCGTGCTGGCGCAGGGTTCCCTGCAAGGCCGCGGGGAAGCGATCGAATCCTTTCTTCGGACATAA
- a CDS encoding glycerophosphodiester phosphodiesterase: protein MATQIWAHRGASSKAPENTMEAFEQTVREGADGIELDVHLSADGIPVVIHDSTLERVSGEIGLVHDRTLAQLKRLDVSNPIPGYGIARIPALAEVYELINPTGLIINVEVKSGLTTYPAFEQTLIALERQMGMRGRVFYSSFNPYTLMGLREQDPQAQIGFLYIGGWIDAQQFALRLAANALHPPVYALEEPGFTEDCKRYGIALHTWAVEDDRDLLFARRKGVQAVITDRPAYTRELYEKTPLHPVV from the coding sequence ATGGCTACTCAAATCTGGGCACATCGAGGCGCGTCCTCAAAAGCGCCTGAAAATACCATGGAAGCGTTTGAACAGACTGTTCGTGAAGGGGCCGATGGAATCGAACTGGACGTACATCTGAGCGCGGATGGAATCCCCGTCGTCATTCACGACAGCACCCTTGAGCGGGTCAGCGGTGAAATCGGGTTGGTGCACGACCGGACACTCGCACAGCTCAAACGGCTGGATGTGTCGAATCCAATCCCCGGTTACGGGATCGCCCGTATCCCGGCGCTTGCGGAAGTTTACGAGCTTATAAATCCAACTGGTTTAATCATAAACGTGGAAGTCAAAAGTGGTCTTACCACATATCCCGCCTTTGAGCAAACACTCATTGCACTCGAACGGCAGATGGGCATGCGCGGCCGCGTATTCTATTCTTCTTTTAATCCATACACGCTGATGGGGCTGCGGGAACAGGATCCGCAGGCCCAAATTGGATTTCTTTATATCGGCGGCTGGATTGACGCGCAGCAGTTTGCATTGCGTCTTGCGGCGAATGCGCTGCATCCGCCGGTCTACGCGCTGGAGGAACCCGGCTTTACCGAGGACTGCAAACGATATGGCATCGCGCTGCACACCTGGGCGGTCGAAGATGACCGCGATCTGCTCTTCGCCCGCCGCAAAGGCGTGCAGGCGGTTATTACTGACCGTCCCGCTTACACGCGGGAACTTTACGAAAAAACGCCCTTGCATCCCGTGGTATAA
- a CDS encoding YgjP-like metallopeptidase domain-containing protein has protein sequence MRRSVGTITYELTYKRVKNLNLRVTGEGEVRVSAPKRAPAGEIDRFVASRAAWIEAARARIAVRKRGGARPDRRAEGAGAGGGHRIYRRPVLGRV, from the coding sequence ATGCGGCGCAGCGTTGGCACAATCACCTATGAACTTACCTATAAGCGGGTCAAGAACCTGAACCTGCGCGTCACCGGGGAGGGGGAGGTGCGCGTCTCCGCGCCCAAACGCGCGCCGGCCGGGGAAATCGACCGGTTTGTCGCCTCACGGGCCGCGTGGATCGAGGCGGCGCGCGCCCGGATCGCCGTGCGGAAGCGAGGCGGCGCGCGCCCGGATCGCCGTGCGGAAGGCGCAGGCGCAGGCGGCGGACACAGAATATACCGACGCCCAGTGCTTGGCCGCGTTTAA
- a CDS encoding (2Fe-2S) ferredoxin domain-containing protein, whose protein sequence is MEIYVCIGSSCHLKGSYDIINAFKKLIADHGLEEKVSLNASFCLGHCQNGVTIKIGEQIVTGLNPQNVEQIFNDMVLKELQ, encoded by the coding sequence ATGGAAATTTATGTATGCATCGGAAGCTCCTGTCATCTGAAGGGTTCCTACGACATCATCAATGCATTCAAAAAACTGATCGCGGACCATGGGCTTGAGGAAAAGGTGAGCCTGAACGCCTCCTTCTGCCTTGGGCACTGCCAGAACGGCGTCACCATCAAGATTGGCGAACAGATCGTCACCGGGCTCAACCCGCAGAATGTGGAGCAGATCTTCAACGATATGGTTTTAAAGGAGCTGCAGTAA